The proteins below come from a single Rosa rugosa chromosome 2, drRosRugo1.1, whole genome shotgun sequence genomic window:
- the LOC133729963 gene encoding uncharacterized protein LOC133729963 gives MEDQSHPILPKQNSISSHEGLDLPSFGSCLKWVFVDQSSIWRTGLSWSIFFVLAIGVPLVTHFLLSCSSCDANHSRPYHVVSQISLSLFAMLSFISLSCWTRKFGLKRFLFLDKLSDASEKVRHEYKQQFQNSMKLLCLIVFPCFAAECVYKIWWYVSGATELPYYGNMYLSDTILCMLELCSWLYRTTIFFLVCVLFRLICHLQIQRLEIYAQVFQKETEVETIMMEHNKIRRTFRIISHRFRAFILVSLIMVTASQLAFLVMITRSSAHVNIYNAGELALCSISLVTSLFICLRSATKVTHKAQKVTGLAAKWHVCATIHSFDYAETETPMVPQVSSNHQVFPFGADLESDDEEGDEEDDLDNTKLVPIFTNTISFQKRQALVKYLEHNRAGITVFGFMVDRTWLHSIFGIQLALLLWMLNKTIS, from the exons ATGGAAGATCAAAGCCATCCAATTCTGCCAAAACAAAACTCTATCTCCAGCCATGAAGGACTTGACTTGCCGAGCTTTGGTTCGTGCCTGAAATGGGTCTTTGTGGACCAGTCTAGTATATGGAGAACTGGTCTTTCATGGTCAATCTTCTTCGTCTTAGCCATTGGCGTACCACTAGTCACTCACTTCCTTCTCTCCTGCTCGAGCTGTGATGCGAACCATAGCAGACCTTACCATGTTGTTTCCCAGATTTCGCTTTCCTTGTTCGCAATGCTCTCCTTCATTAGCCTCTCCTGCTGGACTCGTAAATTTGGTCTGAAGAGGTTTCTCTTCCTTGACAAGTTAAGTGATGCAAGTGAGAAAGTCCGTCATGAATATAAGCAACAGTTTCAG AATTCAATGAAGCTCCTATGCTTGATTGTCTTCCCCTGTTTTGCTGCAGAGTGTGTGTACAAAATCTGGTGGTATGTCTCAGGGGCCACAGAACTACCATACTATGGTAACATGTACTTGAGTGACACAATATTATGCATGTTGGAGCTGTGTTCATGGCTTTATAGGACCACAATTTTCTTCCTGGTGTGTGTTCTGTTCCGGCTCATTTGCCATCTGCAAATACAAAGACTAGAAATTTACGCGCAAGTTTTTCAAAAGGAAACCGAGGTGGAGACAATAATGATGGAACACAACAAGATCAGAAGGACCTTTAGGATTATAAGCCACCGGTTTCGAGCGTTCATCTTGGTCTCTCTGATTATGGTTACAGCTAGTCAGCTCGCCTTTCTTGTCATGATAACCAGGTCCAGTGCTCATGTTAATATCTACAACGCTGGAGAACTCGCT TTATGTTCTATAAGCCTTGTGACTAGTCTATTCATATGTTTGCGGAGTGCAACCAAAGTAACACATAAAGCACAGAAAGTTACTGGGCTTGCTGCAAAGTGGCATGTCTGTGCCACAATCCACTCTTTTGATTACGCAGAAACTGAGACTCCGATGGTGCCTCAGGTTTCCTCAAATCATCAAGTGTTTCCCTTCGGTGCTGATTTGGAATCAGATGATGAAGAAGGGGACGAAGAAGACGATCTTGACAACACCAAGTTGGTGCCAATTTTCACAAACACAATCTCATTCCAGAAGAGACAAGCTCTAG TGAAATATTTAGAGCATAATAGAGCAGGAATTACAGTGTTTGGGTTCATGGTGGACAGAACATGGCTTCACTCTATTTTTGGAATTCAGCTGGCTCTTCTTCTCTGGATGCTCAACAAGACAATTAGTTAA
- the LOC133729964 gene encoding non-specific lipid-transfer protein 1-like encodes MTSLYKKHTVPQVFCILNQNQYQLTIPLTPLFQFQKSASMEKKMMTFAGLVIMVVVLNACPAIGGCDEALVELLPCATFVLGPGIGEPPSPCCAGLKHVVAGADTSEKRRSLCQCLKDKAVGAGVKVDPEKLKHVTDACGVKIPIPIDPNVDCSTIPVF; translated from the exons ATGACAAGCCTATATAAGAAGCACACAGTACCTCAGGTTTTTTGCATCCTAAATCAAAACCAATATCAACTTACCATTCCATTGACTCCTCTGTTCCAATTCCAAAAAAGTGCTAGTATGGAGAAGAAAATGATGACTTTCGCTGGGTTGGTGATTATGGTCGTCGTCCTCAATGCATGTCCTGCAATTGGAGGGTGCGACGAAGCCTTAGTCGAGTTGTTGCCCTGTGCCACGTTCGTGTTGGGCCCTGGCATAGGGGAGCCCCCTTCTCCGTGCTGTGCAGGTTTAAAGCATGTGGTTGCTGGAGCTGATACCAGTGAGAAGCGCAGGAGTCTTTGCCAATGTTTGAAAGACAAAGCTGTTGGTGCTGGCGTTAAAGTCGACCCTGAAAAACTTAAGCACGTTACTGACGCTTGTGGCGTCAAAATTCCTATTCCTATTGATCCCAATGTCGACTGCAGCAC AATTCCGGTGTTTTAA
- the LOC133731475 gene encoding non-specific lipid-transfer protein 3-like, translating into MEKKIMTFAALVIMVVVLNACPAIGGCDEALVELLPCATFVMGPAEGTPPPACCEGMKHVVGGADTAENRRSLCQCLKDTAVKNEVKIKPENIKHAVDACGVKILVPIDPNIDCSKIPAF; encoded by the exons ATGGAGAAGAAAATTATGACTTTCGCTGCGCTGGTGATTATGGTCGTCGTCCTCAATGCATGTCCTGCAATTGGAGGATGCGACGAAGCCTTAGTCGAGTTGTTGCCCTGTGCCACGTTCGTGATGGGTCCTGCAGAAGGAACTCCCCCTCCTGCGTGTTGTGAAGGTATGAAGCATGTCGTTGGTGGAGCAGATACCGCTGAGAATCGCAGGAGTCTTTGCCAATGTTTGAAAGACACAGCTGTTAAAAATGAGGTTAAAATCAAGCCTGAAAACATTAAGCATGCTGTTGATGCTTGTGGCGTTAAAATCCTTGTTCCTATTGATCCTAATATCGACTGCAGCAA AATTCCGGCGTTTTAA